The following proteins are co-located in the Doryrhamphus excisus isolate RoL2022-K1 chromosome 3, RoL_Dexc_1.0, whole genome shotgun sequence genome:
- the LOC131126059 gene encoding transcription factor E2-alpha-like isoform X3 → MTAVGTDKELSDLLDFSAMFELPVSSGKNRPTTLASSQFGGSGVDERNGSGSWGPGEQNSPSFSQGRCFGEEGIYSAQDGIPPGTVFGTGVAGKAERGPYSSFATQPGFLPSEIAMPSPDALSPSGLKPASQFYSSYEGNNSRRRPAQDPIDSQPKKIRKVPPGLPSSVCTSSSNDEFNRDNVGYSASKAGSIYPPPFYMQEGLHPPSDSWGSAGSMVQPGYPSMLGNPPHLSQHGPFTAINPQDRLKRQPLPLSPQNYPLHGSEVNGAHPAGFHSGSNSYGVPSHTPPIAANRGAVPGSSGDEIGKALASIYPSDPNSNGYCSSPSTPSGSPQATSGSASQWTRSSGQATPSPNFHGGLQTMPNKLEDRLDEAINVLQRHAGGQGGLAEMQNLLASGLGLPPAFSSAALGLASRLPGLLSGHHEDSAGLPSSGGLVHGHHGSTSGLPGSQTDGFTSVASSLNRSTGADIKRENKQDDENCSVTDKSEDENKELKTHLRTRAESEPKGCLPQEKRGRERVGCGPPDAARRWSHGSLT, encoded by the exons ATGACTGCAGTGGGCACAGACAAGGAGCTCAGCGACTTGCTGGATTTTAGCGCG ATGTTTGAGCTTCCAGTTTCAAGTGGCAAGAATCGGCCAACTACACTTGCCAGCAGTCAGTTTGGTGGTTCAG GGGTTGATGAGAGGAATGGGTCCGGTTCTTGGGGGCCTGGAGAGCAGAACAGCCCATCTTTCAGTCAGGGCAGG TGTTTTGGTGAAGAGGGCATTTACAGCGCACAAGATGGCATTCCGCCTGGCACGGTGTTTGGCACAGGGGTTGCCG GGAAGGCTGAGAGAGGACCATACTCGTCGTTTGCAACGCAG CCGGGCTTTCTGCCCAGTGAGATAGCCATGCCCAGTCCTGATGCCCTTTCACCCTCTGGTTTGAAGCCTGCATCCCAGTTTTATTCCTCCTATGAGGGCAACAATTCTCGCAGACGACCCGCACAAGACCCCATTG ACTCACAGCCCAAAAAGATCCGGAAGGTGCCCCCTGGCCTGCCTTCCTCT GTCTGTACCTCTTCCTCAAACGATGAATTTAACAGGGACAATGTAGGCTACTCTGCTTCCAAAGCAGGAAGCATTTACCCACCACCCTTCTACATGCAAG AAGGCCTCCACCCACCCTCCGATTCATGGGGTTCTGCTGGGTCGATGGTTCAGCCTGGATACCCTTCCATGCTGGGTAACCCCCCCCATCTGAGCCAGCATGGTCCTTTCACCGCCATCAACCCTCAAGACAGACTG AAACGTCAGCCACTGCCCCTCTCACCCCAAAACTACCCCCTACATGGCAGTGAAGTGAACGGGGCCCACCCGGCCGGCTTCCACTCTGGCTCCAACAGCTACGGAGTTCCCAGCCACACGCCTCCTATTGCTG CCAATCGGGGAGCAGTACCTGGAAGTTCTGGTGATGAGATTGGGAAAGCGCTGGCATCT ATCTATCCTTCAGACCCAAACAGCAATGGATACTGTTCATCCCCATCCACCCCCTCCGGTTCTCCTCAAGCCACATCAG GTTCTGCTTCCCAGTGGACAAGGTCATCTGGACAAGCTACACCTTCACCTAACTTTCATGGAGGACTTCAGACAATG CCTAATAAACTGGAGGACCGCCTGGATGAAGCCATTAATGTTCTTCAGCGCCATGCCGGTGGGCAAGGAGGACTAGCTGAGATGCAGAATCTGCTGGCATCTGGTTTGGGATTACCTCCAGCTTTTAGCAGTGCAGCGCTTGGCCTTGCCAGTCGCCTGCCTGGACTG CTCTCAGGTCACCATGAAGACTCTGCTGGCCTGCCCTCTAGTGGAGGGCTTGTGCATGGTCACCACGGTTCCACATCTGGCCTGCCAGGCTCTCAGACTGATGGTTTCACCA GTGTGGCGAGCAGCCTAAATCGTTCCACTGGTGCTGACATCAAACGAGAGAACAAGCAGGATGATGAAAACTGCTCTGTTACCGACAAGTCAGAGGATGAGAACAAAGAGCTGAAGACCCATCTTCGAACGAG AGCGGAATCTGAACCCAAAGGCTGCCTGCCTCAAGAGAAGAGAGGAAGAGAAAGGGTCGGGTGTGGACCCCCAGATGCAGCTCGGCGGTGGTCACACGGGTCTCTGACTTGA
- the LOC131126059 gene encoding transcription factor E2-alpha-like isoform X1, producing the protein MTAVGTDKELSDLLDFSAMFELPVSSGKNRPTTLASSQFGGSGVDERNGSGSWGPGEQNSPSFSQGRCFGEEGIYSAQDGIPPGTVFGTGVAGKAERGPYSSFATQPGFLPSEIAMPSPDALSPSGLKPASQFYSSYEGNNSRRRPAQDPIDSQPKKIRKVPPGLPSSVCTSSSNDEFNRDNVGYSASKAGSIYPPPFYMQEGLHPPSDSWGSAGSMVQPGYPSMLGNPPHLSQHGPFTAINPQDRLKRQPLPLSPQNYPLHGSEVNGAHPAGFHSGSNSYGVPSHTPPIAANRGAVPGSSGDEIGKALASIYPSDPNSNGYCSSPSTPSGSPQATSGSASQWTRSSGQATPSPNFHGGLQTMPNKLEDRLDEAINVLQRHAGGQGGLAEMQNLLASGLGLPPAFSSAALGLASRLPGLLSGHHEDSAGLPSSGGLVHGHHGSTSGLPGSQTDGFTSESLSLFRLAERLCDLHLGANVLLIAGVASSLNRSTGADIKRENKQDDENCSVTDKSEDENKELKTHLRTSLNEDDDEEDLPVEIKAGREKVRRMANNARERLRVRDINEAFKELGRMCQLHLNYEKPQTKLNVLQQAVNVILNLEQQVRERNLNPKAACLKRREEEKGSGVDPQMQLGGGHTGL; encoded by the exons ATGACTGCAGTGGGCACAGACAAGGAGCTCAGCGACTTGCTGGATTTTAGCGCG ATGTTTGAGCTTCCAGTTTCAAGTGGCAAGAATCGGCCAACTACACTTGCCAGCAGTCAGTTTGGTGGTTCAG GGGTTGATGAGAGGAATGGGTCCGGTTCTTGGGGGCCTGGAGAGCAGAACAGCCCATCTTTCAGTCAGGGCAGG TGTTTTGGTGAAGAGGGCATTTACAGCGCACAAGATGGCATTCCGCCTGGCACGGTGTTTGGCACAGGGGTTGCCG GGAAGGCTGAGAGAGGACCATACTCGTCGTTTGCAACGCAG CCGGGCTTTCTGCCCAGTGAGATAGCCATGCCCAGTCCTGATGCCCTTTCACCCTCTGGTTTGAAGCCTGCATCCCAGTTTTATTCCTCCTATGAGGGCAACAATTCTCGCAGACGACCCGCACAAGACCCCATTG ACTCACAGCCCAAAAAGATCCGGAAGGTGCCCCCTGGCCTGCCTTCCTCT GTCTGTACCTCTTCCTCAAACGATGAATTTAACAGGGACAATGTAGGCTACTCTGCTTCCAAAGCAGGAAGCATTTACCCACCACCCTTCTACATGCAAG AAGGCCTCCACCCACCCTCCGATTCATGGGGTTCTGCTGGGTCGATGGTTCAGCCTGGATACCCTTCCATGCTGGGTAACCCCCCCCATCTGAGCCAGCATGGTCCTTTCACCGCCATCAACCCTCAAGACAGACTG AAACGTCAGCCACTGCCCCTCTCACCCCAAAACTACCCCCTACATGGCAGTGAAGTGAACGGGGCCCACCCGGCCGGCTTCCACTCTGGCTCCAACAGCTACGGAGTTCCCAGCCACACGCCTCCTATTGCTG CCAATCGGGGAGCAGTACCTGGAAGTTCTGGTGATGAGATTGGGAAAGCGCTGGCATCT ATCTATCCTTCAGACCCAAACAGCAATGGATACTGTTCATCCCCATCCACCCCCTCCGGTTCTCCTCAAGCCACATCAG GTTCTGCTTCCCAGTGGACAAGGTCATCTGGACAAGCTACACCTTCACCTAACTTTCATGGAGGACTTCAGACAATG CCTAATAAACTGGAGGACCGCCTGGATGAAGCCATTAATGTTCTTCAGCGCCATGCCGGTGGGCAAGGAGGACTAGCTGAGATGCAGAATCTGCTGGCATCTGGTTTGGGATTACCTCCAGCTTTTAGCAGTGCAGCGCTTGGCCTTGCCAGTCGCCTGCCTGGACTG CTCTCAGGTCACCATGAAGACTCTGCTGGCCTGCCCTCTAGTGGAGGGCTTGTGCATGGTCACCACGGTTCCACATCTGGCCTGCCAGGCTCTCAGACTGATGGTTTCACCAGTGAGTCTTTGTCTCTTTTTCGACTTGCTGAAAGATTGTGTGACTTACACCTTGGAGCCAATGTTTTGTTAATTGCAGGTGTGGCGAGCAGCCTAAATCGTTCCACTGGTGCTGACATCAAACGAGAGAACAAGCAGGATGATGAAAACTGCTCTGTTACCGACAAGTCAGAGGATGAGAACAAAGAGCTGAAGACCCATCTTCGAACGAG TCTGAATGAGGATGACGATGAAGAAGATCTACCAGTGGAGATTAAAGCTGGGCGGGAGAAAGTGCGGAGGATGGCTAACAATGCCCGTGAGCGACTCCGTGTGCGGGACATCAACGAGGCCTTTAAGGAGCTGGGCCGCATGTGTCAGCTCCATCTGAACTATGAGAAACCGCAGACCAAATTGAACGTACTCCAACAGGCGGTTAACGTTATACTCAACCTGGAGCAGCAAGTCAGAG AGCGGAATCTGAACCCAAAGGCTGCCTGCCTCAAGAGAAGAGAGGAAGAGAAAGGGTCGGGTGTGGACCCCCAGATGCAGCTCGGCGGTGGTCACACGGGTCTCTGA
- the LOC131126059 gene encoding transcription factor E2-alpha-like isoform X2, translating to MTAVGTDKELSDLLDFSAMFELPVSSGKNRPTTLASSQFGGSGVDERNGSGSWGPGEQNSPSFSQGRCFGEEGIYSAQDGIPPGTVFGTGVAGKAERGPYSSFATQPGFLPSEIAMPSPDALSPSGLKPASQFYSSYEGNNSRRRPAQDPIDSQPKKIRKVPPGLPSSVCTSSSNDEFNRDNVGYSASKAGSIYPPPFYMQEGLHPPSDSWGSAGSMVQPGYPSMLGNPPHLSQHGPFTAINPQDRLKRQPLPLSPQNYPLHGSEVNGAHPAGFHSGSNSYGVPSHTPPIAANRGAVPGSSGDEIGKALASIYPSDPNSNGYCSSPSTPSGSPQATSGSASQWTRSSGQATPSPNFHGGLQTMPNKLEDRLDEAINVLQRHAGGQGGLAEMQNLLASGLGLPPAFSSAALGLASRLPGLLSGHHEDSAGLPSSGGLVHGHHGSTSGLPGSQTDGFTSVASSLNRSTGADIKRENKQDDENCSVTDKSEDENKELKTHLRTSLNEDDDEEDLPVEIKAGREKVRRMANNARERLRVRDINEAFKELGRMCQLHLNYEKPQTKLNVLQQAVNVILNLEQQVRERNLNPKAACLKRREEEKGSGVDPQMQLGGGHTGL from the exons ATGACTGCAGTGGGCACAGACAAGGAGCTCAGCGACTTGCTGGATTTTAGCGCG ATGTTTGAGCTTCCAGTTTCAAGTGGCAAGAATCGGCCAACTACACTTGCCAGCAGTCAGTTTGGTGGTTCAG GGGTTGATGAGAGGAATGGGTCCGGTTCTTGGGGGCCTGGAGAGCAGAACAGCCCATCTTTCAGTCAGGGCAGG TGTTTTGGTGAAGAGGGCATTTACAGCGCACAAGATGGCATTCCGCCTGGCACGGTGTTTGGCACAGGGGTTGCCG GGAAGGCTGAGAGAGGACCATACTCGTCGTTTGCAACGCAG CCGGGCTTTCTGCCCAGTGAGATAGCCATGCCCAGTCCTGATGCCCTTTCACCCTCTGGTTTGAAGCCTGCATCCCAGTTTTATTCCTCCTATGAGGGCAACAATTCTCGCAGACGACCCGCACAAGACCCCATTG ACTCACAGCCCAAAAAGATCCGGAAGGTGCCCCCTGGCCTGCCTTCCTCT GTCTGTACCTCTTCCTCAAACGATGAATTTAACAGGGACAATGTAGGCTACTCTGCTTCCAAAGCAGGAAGCATTTACCCACCACCCTTCTACATGCAAG AAGGCCTCCACCCACCCTCCGATTCATGGGGTTCTGCTGGGTCGATGGTTCAGCCTGGATACCCTTCCATGCTGGGTAACCCCCCCCATCTGAGCCAGCATGGTCCTTTCACCGCCATCAACCCTCAAGACAGACTG AAACGTCAGCCACTGCCCCTCTCACCCCAAAACTACCCCCTACATGGCAGTGAAGTGAACGGGGCCCACCCGGCCGGCTTCCACTCTGGCTCCAACAGCTACGGAGTTCCCAGCCACACGCCTCCTATTGCTG CCAATCGGGGAGCAGTACCTGGAAGTTCTGGTGATGAGATTGGGAAAGCGCTGGCATCT ATCTATCCTTCAGACCCAAACAGCAATGGATACTGTTCATCCCCATCCACCCCCTCCGGTTCTCCTCAAGCCACATCAG GTTCTGCTTCCCAGTGGACAAGGTCATCTGGACAAGCTACACCTTCACCTAACTTTCATGGAGGACTTCAGACAATG CCTAATAAACTGGAGGACCGCCTGGATGAAGCCATTAATGTTCTTCAGCGCCATGCCGGTGGGCAAGGAGGACTAGCTGAGATGCAGAATCTGCTGGCATCTGGTTTGGGATTACCTCCAGCTTTTAGCAGTGCAGCGCTTGGCCTTGCCAGTCGCCTGCCTGGACTG CTCTCAGGTCACCATGAAGACTCTGCTGGCCTGCCCTCTAGTGGAGGGCTTGTGCATGGTCACCACGGTTCCACATCTGGCCTGCCAGGCTCTCAGACTGATGGTTTCACCA GTGTGGCGAGCAGCCTAAATCGTTCCACTGGTGCTGACATCAAACGAGAGAACAAGCAGGATGATGAAAACTGCTCTGTTACCGACAAGTCAGAGGATGAGAACAAAGAGCTGAAGACCCATCTTCGAACGAG TCTGAATGAGGATGACGATGAAGAAGATCTACCAGTGGAGATTAAAGCTGGGCGGGAGAAAGTGCGGAGGATGGCTAACAATGCCCGTGAGCGACTCCGTGTGCGGGACATCAACGAGGCCTTTAAGGAGCTGGGCCGCATGTGTCAGCTCCATCTGAACTATGAGAAACCGCAGACCAAATTGAACGTACTCCAACAGGCGGTTAACGTTATACTCAACCTGGAGCAGCAAGTCAGAG AGCGGAATCTGAACCCAAAGGCTGCCTGCCTCAAGAGAAGAGAGGAAGAGAAAGGGTCGGGTGTGGACCCCCAGATGCAGCTCGGCGGTGGTCACACGGGTCTCTGA
- the LOC131126415 gene encoding RNA-binding protein MEX3B-like — MPSPLFHPEIMDHDVVISSQHNGVGLPRETDQESRDEDHQEVLRFALDQLSLMALEKVDCGGGGGGGLVDTMDGTQAPSSEGCNGGGGGYVDLQMLDHPSGSRDSPTSCSPSPEYYGSGGYHMSGSHSMLHGEQSSVLCSRKRSVNMTECVPVPSSEHVAEIVGRQGCKIKALRAKTNTYIKTPVRGEDPVFIVTGRREDVEMAKREIVSAAEHFSMIRASRCKAGGPGGGGGSLPGPPHLPGQTTIQVRVPYRVVGLVVGPKGATIKRIQQQTHTYIVTPSREKDPVFEVTGMPENVDRAREEIETHITLRTGTFVDLQGDNDFHTNGTDVSLEGLGSLSAGLGASLWSRASNHHSAPPPPPPSSPPTLPMSMNHSSGRKMSSSVAYHTHNGGISSDNFSGGRKANEGGSPTSPFSTGSSSAGGGFTFGGDSTPGLPTSEELGFEFSASNIWAPFVNGGGGGGNKSGGSSQQQQPLRRNSSGLSGGAMTPRLSPTLPQDTGPLDHPLARRAQSDPLSTLSWLQSGSTAGGSFSGGSSSSSGGSSTGYSSCSASSLPGGSPTDSEGGGSGVGLSSGMLSRLKGGSGPGVAGLVGVNRDCFVCFESEVTAALVPCGHNLFCMECAGQICQSAEPECPVCHTPTTQCIRIFS, encoded by the exons ATGCCTAGCCCTTTATTCCACCCCGAGATTATGGACCACGACGTGGTGATCAGCAGCCAGCACAACGGGGTTGGCCTGCCCCGAGAAACAGACCAAGAATCCCGTGATGAGGATCACCAGGAGGTGCTCCGCTTTGCCCTGGACCAACTGTCACTCATGGCCCTGGAGAAGGTGGACTGCGGgggcggaggaggcggcggacTGGTGGACACCATGGACGGGACCCAGGCTCCCAGCTCCGAGGGTTGCaacggcggcggtggtggttaTGTGGATCTACAGATGCTCGACCACCCCAGCGGGTCTCGGGACTCGCCGACGTCTTGCTCCCCATCCCCGGAGTACTACGGCTCGGGCGGCTACCACATGTCCGGCTCCCACTCCATGCTCCACGGAGAGCAAAGCTCCGTCCTCTGCAGCAGGAAGAGAAGCGTCAACATGACCGAGTGTGTGCCTGTGCCGAGCTCCGAACATGTGGCTGAGATCGTGGGGAGACAAG GTTGTAAGATCAAGGCGTTGCGTGCCAAGACAAACACCTACATCAAGACCCCGGTCAGAGGTGAAGATCCAGTGTTCATTGTGACAGGGCGCAGGGAGGATGTGGAGATGGCCAAGCGTGAGATCGTTTCTGCGGCCGAGCATTTCTCCATGATCCGAGCGTCCCGATGCAAAGCTGGGGGACCCGGAGGGGGAGGTGGTTCACTCCCCGGACCGCCACACCTCccaggacaaacaaccattcag GTGAGGGTGCCGTACAGAGTGGTGGGCTTAGTTGTGGGACCAAAAGGAGCCACCATCAAGCGCATACAGCAGCAGACGCACACTTACATCGTGACGCCAAGTCGAGAGAAGGACCCCGTGTTTGAGGTGACCGGCATGCCCGAGAATGTGGACCGTGCCCGGGAGGAGATTGAGACCCACATCACGCTGCGAACAGGAACCTTTGTGGACCTCCAGGGGGACAACGACTTCCACACCAACGGCACAGACGTCAGCCTCGAGGGCCTGGGCTCGCTCAGCGCCGGTCTGGGGGCGTCCCTGTGGTCCCGGGCCTCCAACCACCATTCTGCGCCGCCACCCCCTCCGCCCTCTTCACCGCCCACCCTCCCCATGTCCATGAACCACTCCTCCGGCCGCAAGATGTCCTCCTCTGTGGCctatcacacacacaatggcGGGATTAGCTCAGACAACTTCAGTGGTGGACGCAAAGCCAATGAGGGCGGAAGCCCCACCAGTCCTTTCAGCACAGGCTCCAGCAGTGCCGGAGGCGGCTTCACCTTTGGGGGAGACTCCACCCCAGGGCTCCCCACTTCCGAAGAACTTGGCTTTGAATTCAGTGCTTCCAACATCTGGGCACCTTTCGTCAATGGTGGCGGCGGGGGTGGCAACAAGTCGGGCGGATCATCGCAGCAGCAACAGCCTCTACGTCGTAACAGCAGCGGCCTTAGTGGCGGTGCCATGACTCCACGATTGTCCCCAACGCTGCCTCAGGACACGGGCCCCCTGGACCACCCATTAGCACGCCGTGCCCAAAGCGACCCCTTGAGCACGCTCTCCTGGCTCCAGTCCGGCAGCACCGCGGGTGGCTCCTTCTCTGGGGGCTCAAGCTCCAGCTCCGGCGGGTCCTCCACCGGCTACTCCTCCTGCTCGGCGTCCTCACTGCCTGGCGGCTCGCCCACTGACTCCGAGGGTGGCGGCAGCGGCGTAGGCCTCAGCTCCGGGATGCTGAGTCGGCTGAAAGGCGGCTCTGGCCCTGGGGTGGCGGGGCTAGTCGGTGTCAACAGGGACTGTTTTGTGTGCTTTGAGAGCGAGGTGACCGCCGCCTTAGTGCCCTGCGGCCATAACCTCTTCTGCATGGAGTGTGCCGGCCAGATCTGCCAGTCTGCTGAGCCTGAGTGCCCCGTGTGCCACACCCCCACCACACAGTGCATCCGCATCTTCTCTTAA
- the LOC131126060 gene encoding cytochrome b-c1 complex subunit 10 produces MLSKVIGQKYVAIAKSWVPTLAVWGTVGGVAMVHFTDWRLFLDYVPYISGKFKKDE; encoded by the exons ATGTTGAGTAAAGTGATCGGTCAGAAATATGTGGCAATTGCCAAGTCGTG GGTCCCAACACTTGCTGTCTGGGGAACAGTCGGCGGTGTAGCCATGGTTCACTTTACAGACTGGCGATTGTTTTTGGACTATGTGCCCTACATAAGTGGAAAGTTCAAGAAGGATGAATAG